The genomic window CAATTTTAGTACcttaaacaaaaaagcaagggCCTTTGGATCTGTTGGCTTGTCTAGGAAATTTCAAGGCTAGCTCCAGCCCTTAGTTCATCTGAATCCAGCACTATCCTGATCCAGGTCTGGATTGGTGACACCCCTCTTTTTCCTTCACAGCTATTGTCAGTTTCAGTGACAAAAATGGTCCTTTAGGGTTTAGTTTAGTCTATTGATACACATAAGGCAGATATTTAGTAAAATTTGATTTAAAGGTTGAAAAATAGGACCCCCCCCAAGAGATTTTAATGTTCACAGAAAGTTTTTCATTAGGCATAGTTAATCAAACTATTTCAGAAGGAGGGGGCCGGGGGATTGGAAGCtgggggctgaggatgtagctcagttggtagagtgtttgtcccAAATTTGAGAAGTCCTAGGAGTGGCAGGGCACGCCTGCACTGCCAGCGCTCAGGAGGGCAGGATCAAAAGCTAAAGGTTATCCTGGGTTGCATCAAGAGTTCACAGTCGGCCTTTCTCAAAATGAGAAAGCTCATCCTACAGAGACCCACTCCTTTCGCCTGCAGAACTAGAAATAACCAACGGcaacagcagtttttaaaaattatatttaatacaaGTGAATAGATTAGAAGATCTGAAATGTTATAAAGCGatatacacaacaaataaataatttgtacAGGAGAGCCACGTCTCCATTGCGTACCACTGTCTGGCATGGGAATACTTAAATCCAGTGACAATGGAGGAGGTCCATAAAAACGCTAACCTGTTGTCCCTTGTATGAAGTTCTTCAAGTATAAAAGTCCAATACAGTGTAAAATAGTATTTCAATTTCGTTTAAGAGTAAAAATTGCAAATATCGCACTTTCAGAAGGAAAATATAAAGCCGTATTTTAATAAACTACACGCACTACACAAGGAAAGTGGGGAAGTCACGAGTTCCCGATTGAGGAGATCCTCAGCGGCAAAACAACCAAGAGAAGGAAGCACAGAACCAGCAACATAGCCTGCTTAACAGCAAAAAAATCTCAAGACTAAAATAAACTCAGATGCGTTCAGGTAGGAGTACCCTCTTGAACAGTGCACATAGGAATTTAAATAAATCCAAGCCAACATCTTTAGTTGAATAGGTTAATATTTAATATGCTACATCTAGACCTACTAAATAACTTATGCCATGAGATGAATACATAATTTTACAGTGTCACGTCTAAAGTTCCTTCCTTTAGAGTGCAGCatagtaaaacttaaaaataaatatcttaaataggATTATTATTAAGGCACATTATAAAGTACATGATCATCAACCATCAAAGACCTGTAATGTCAAGAACCTTGCTGTCTTAGGTACTGCAGTCactaataaatagttttaaataggACTCTGAAATAGATACTAAAAAgtgtaaaattatttaaaacagggGAAGAAAATAAAGGCCCTCCAGGCGGTCCTGAAGGGTTGAGCATCCGCTGACTTCCCCTGCCTTTACCCACTATCCCCGGTCCGTACAATAAATAGAAAAGTGGTGGCGGAAGCCCGACCAGCAGATGAAAGTTTCCCCAAGTGAAACAGGTTGGGGAGAGGGATTAGAATGTGACAAGCTCCTCCAGCAAGGACAAGGGATGGACTCTTTCCCGAACTGTGTGTGCCATTGATTGTCTGAGCGGTGGGCGGGTACAGTATCAGTCGCTCCACAATCCCACGAGTCCACAGGACAGATGAGAAAACAGCTTTGGTACCTGCCTGCCACTGTACCTACTGCCACACTCTTAAGTTGATTGTTCGATGCCCATTTAGTTCTGCAGGCCGCGGTGGCGACTGCGAGGAAGGACAACCAGCGCTTTTGCcatctgtttgtgtttgtttttaaaaatctactatTACACAGAATCCAAGCTACATATTGCTCACTCCATTTTCCCTGGTTCAACTAGATTCACAAAGCATTTTCTAACTTGGAAAAGGCAGTTTGCTTCCCTGATACtataaaaagagcaaaaaataaaaatccccatACAAAAGTGAAGTCCCATTTGATACCCTGCCATCGTGTCCTAGTGGCTACCTGTGTAACTCAGGCTCTTTGGGATTGACTTCCAAAACTGCTtctatccccccacccccatcctcccctcttcatccccagcactgcccagAGTGTGAAAAAAGTAATGCCTCCGCTGTTTCCCGATAGCTTTGCCTTCTCCCTTTAAAGCTATTAAAGTCAACATTAACCCTCTCATTCACTACTAAAAACTGGGAAattgggagggaaaagagaaacccTTTGACTTTTGAACAGACGGCTGGTCCTACTGCATTCGGTCTGTCTGCAGCTGTTGAGGCTGGTACTGGCCAAAGGCCGCTGCGGCTGCAGCAGCTGCGGCTGCAGCTGCAGCCGTCCCAGGTGTCGCAGCCGTGATTGGCTGCTGGACAGCGTAGCTGTAGCCCCCAGTGGTCACGTAACCTGCAGCAGCTGGAGATGCTGCATAGGGGTACTGGTCATAGGCAGCGGCTGCAGcggccgccgccgctgctgctgagTATTGTGCGTAGGCAGCTCCAGTGTAATCAATGTACGGCGTGGTGGAAGCCGCAGCTGCTGTGGGCTGGACGTGGGGAATAACCACTCCAGGCTGCACAAAAGCCTGCGGGTAGACGTAGTGGGCGGGGATCCTGTTAAGAAACGAGAAACGAAGTCAGACAACAGTCATCTCTAGTGGAACTCTTTGCTCAGAGATGGAGACAAACTCAAATTTAGTGGTTGCTATCAACATAGGGTTGCCATAATATCTGCTTTTTAGAGGTCCGTTTGATGCACCCTAAAAGAATTCATCAGCAAAAACAGAATGGCATTCTCCCTGTTAGAATTTTCACTTAGGACTTCGAATCATGCAGTATCATGTATGCCAGGTTTGTAAAATGGATCATGACACGCCAAGGCTGTGTATGGAAGAGAGACTTAACAGGGGCTTTATGAGGATTTGTTGAGTTCGTATAAACAAGATATGGCCACCAAATAGAAAACTCCGCGTTGTGAATACAGGATTCAGAAGGTTGTCTGATATTACGGTTCTGGGGGAGTGGTGGCCTGGCTGTAAGCGGGAGAATGGACTCCGAGCGGTCTCTATCATGGCAACCCTATTTGAAATCGCTAGGCAGACTCAGCACACATTAATCTCTCGGCAACCTCAGTCACCCTGATTAAAAATCATAATTACAAAAGAAGCAGgcgacaaaataaaacaaaaaaccccaaaccaggaGTGTAAAAGTTCACAAGTGTGGTAACACAGCAGTCAACACCCCTCAAACGACAGTAGTGCAGCTCACTCAGCTCACAGAGGCTGTTGTGGGAAGCTACCGAAATGCTACTAACAGTCCCAGCGGTGATTCCCCAAGAGGTGTGCAGCACGCTTTTGCTCTctcttttactttaattttttttttccataaagacAGAACAGTCAATCAAACCTGTTCGACTATCAGGCAACTGAGGCTCAGCCAGCTTGCTTGTCTCTAtgcaagacagacagaaagggattGGGGGTGATGAGGTTGGTGGAAAAGTTAGGGACAGGAAAACACAACCAAATGTCTCTGAACTTAATAGAGACTTAGAAGATATACATTGCAAGGCGACGCTTACTCTGCACGtccactagctcttacattaGCCTCCAAGTCAGAAGAAATTGATCTCTTAGTCTATCTGCCTTCAATCTGCCCAGCTGGCTAGCATTTTGTACAGTTCAGTTGTGTGGTTATGGGTCACCCTGAAAACAGCCAAGAACATGGAACAAAAATCAAGGATCATTTTAAATGCTGCATTTGCAGCTCACACACAGGACAGACCTGAGGACCTCACTTAAGTCTTGTTTAGAAAAATGAATCACGAGAGGTTTGTTTATGAGATCTGTGCATTGTGGCTGCCGTTCTTGCCACTTGTTACCGCCCATTTATAAAGTGCTACCTCGGATATCTGgctcattttgtctttctttaaatGAATCTCCCTCACAGCTCCCTATCTTTCTAAAAATAGAACACAGGCATGCTATCTGGCTGTCAACAAAACCAACTTATTAGTAGCACAAGCACAAATAACTGTCTTCGAATTCTAAAGAACTCGACACAAAACATCATCACGGTCAGGCTTTTCAAAagcagagttttttgttttttctttgtctcttcagAATTCTACTGGAAGCCCTCGTTAAGAACATCCACGGAAAAGATGAATTTATCAGAGAGGGTGGTGAACTCTGTCTCCCCGAGATAAAAATACACTCCATTTTACTAGAATTGTAGCTCTTTCCCAGTGCCAGCAGAAACCCTGTCACCAAGTGTTTCTGAGGACACTTGGAGATGTTCTTAATTGCATATCAGAAACCAGGCGCGGTCAGGCACACATTCAGACCTCTGTGGCAGATCAGGTGACGGGCTCACCCTTGGTGACAGGTGTGGCTATGTATAAAACACTGTCCCCAGAGCTGATATGTCCACAATGTGCAGACACAGCTAAGCGAACCTCCTCTCCTGCCAGTTTGCATGTGGTGACGGACAGCAGAGGCTGCAGCGGGCTATTTTTGATCCTGTCATGCGACAAGGGTTTCCAGCGGATAAAATGTCTTTATAAGGCCAAAGTAAAACATCTATCAGCTGCAAAGGCCAGCTAGTCTGAACCTCACTGATAGGGAGACATTAACCCTTGGTGTTCTCTGAATGTTCTGAGGACAGTACAGTGGTTGATAGGTTTGTATCTTCAAATAACAGAGTAGCCCAAAGAAAGTTTAttctaccaaaaaacaaaacagaaaggcaagATGAAGCGTTTGTGTAGGAAGAATGTGTTaaaacagagaaaggactgcTTTGAGAGTTACTGTCTCTGCACTTATGTTAATGACGACCTCTAACTGGACAAAGCTGCCCAATGAGAACTTAAATAATTTTTCTGTAAGATCAGATGAATTCCATGAAGGCTGGCAAGGGCGAGGAAGACATCTGAAAGGCAAATGAAGACCTGGGGCCTTTAAAAGATGATGGAGAAGGGGAGTCCAGAGAATCCAGAGAGACTTGTGTCTCAGTCCACGGAGAGGGTGGCAGAATGCTGAAGCACCCGGTGTGTTGGGAGTTCTTTTAGTAGTCTAAGGAACTCTGTAAGGCAAACTGAGAACACCTCTCCTTCTAGAATTCTACCAACCACTAGTCCTTTAGTTCACTATAGAATGCTCACACCAAGCAGCTACAAACCCAAGAGCCAACCAGACACCTTAGGtgattaaagaaaaatgactgcaTTTTCCTTTTATCTCCATCTCTTCAGGTCCCTCTGACTTCTCTTtgtgatttccttccttccttctggtttaaagacaaagtctctctatgtagcagACTGACTTCAAAGTTATGAtcaccctgcctccacctccagagttctgggattccaggcagaTGCCACCAAAGCAGGCTAGTCTCTGTGATAGACTTTCAAGGTGACAGTATACCAGTTAGCTCTTCCAATCCATCATGCAGACTGGTGACCAAGTCTTCATTTCATCCATTCACTCAGAGGAGTCAGTAATCCTAACACCACATCAAACTATCTCTTAGATATCATCTTGGGCCTCTTACGCATCTGCTTCGGAAACACCTTTTTAGTATCTCTTTGTACTTTCTTTGGACCCAGGACAGCAGGGCATCGTACTATTTCCTGGACATGCCGCAGATCATCAGATCCCATATTAGCACATGCCATCTATCCTTGACCCAGGATGCCAACCCTCCCCTGGTCTCTACCTCATCCATCCACCCTAGCTCTAGCCCTGAGTGCACAAAAACCTTTGGAAGGCCACGTTCTCTCCGTATCTCACATGGTTCCTATGTGAAAGAGATTGACATTTTTCCAGCCCAGAGTTGCTGTACAGGAAAAAGCTCTGCGAGAGGGGCCTCCAGTGATTAGAATAGTAGTTGCTTAATAAAATCGTTCCTTATCTTCACCCTCCTTCCAAGACCTAGCTCATCTTTTTCATGAAGACTTCCTGAGACCCTTGgatctcttcttctcttcttctgtctGAGGCCCTTTCCAGCATGGATTATTTTATTACTAGATGATGAAGAAATGACATTATGTCTTTTGTGGCTGTCGCTTAACGTCAGTGGACACAGCTTCCAGGGTGAGGCAGACCGTGACTGAACTTGGAGTCATACTCTAACACCCTCATTAGTTCTgtgatgggggctggagggagTTAATCAACCTGTCTGCACTTGCTCTGTTTGTACCCAAGAAAGAACCTTAACAGTGTCTTTTTCAAATGCTTATTATAAGAATCGAATGGCATAATCGATGCTAATCTCTTATCAGTTCTATGCACGGTGTACACACTGAGCGGTGCCCAGTGAATGCTTCCCTTCGGTTAGCTTGGTGTAAACTACTCCTTAAATCTCTACTTCCAAACCTGTGGTTTCTCCTTTCCAAAGCTGTGATGAGAAAACATCTCTCTCAAACAGAGACCATTTAGAGGCTGATGTTCATCAAGGCCACATGTTCCTCCATGTCTGCTCTCTGTGCTACTCCAGAAGTTCTTTCAGTCAATGGTTTTGTCTTTAGAGACCTGAGGTAACCCAGGGGCCATTTAAGGACCACAGAAAACTAATAGTCTTCTCACTAGCCTTTTAAACAAGTCAAAATTTAAGAATTCTCAAGCTTGCTTCCAGGCAGGCCTAAGATAAGAACACAGCATTCTAATGGCGTTTAGGATGACCAGGTGTGATTTGCTGCTTACAGATTTGGTATCAGGGTAGAGCTGAGAGTCactcaaagaagaaagagaaaccttATTTGGTCTACCTGGAATGCTATTTGCTTCTAATCTCAAGTTCAACTTGAATCTCAAGTTCAACTAATTTATGCACACTGTAACAATCACCATTACCCATAAAGATAGTTAATATCAGAAGCGATGAAAAACTAAGCACTATCAAAACACACTTTTTAAGATGTCCACAGAATACCTATCACCCTGGCAGTTCCCTTCTTTGAATTACTTTCTTTTTCAAGGAGCTAGAAGAACTACCAAAGCCGGGTCAGATATACCCAGCTGGCTCTCAAGTACGCTGTAGCTTCTCTACACACTGAGCCTCTCTGCCGAGCCTCCCTGCGAATCTATCCCATCACTCCTTATAGACACACCCAGGTCTTCACCCGCTCCTTGCAAGCTTGTCCAGGTCTCCCAATTCATGGGTTTTCTTGAGATTCTGAATTCCTCTCAAACTTTAATCAATAATTCTTGGCTGCTTTGCCATCTCCTTGTTCCTCACAAGTGAACACACAACTTCTACTTCTGAAGTGATGGACACATAAGAACAGCTGTTAATTGATTTGGTTTTCCACTCTTTCACAAGGATTCCGGGGAGGCCAGGACTGAGCTCACCATTACACCCTCAGATGTATGTTTTCTTCCATAGTCCCACATTGACTGATAGTCCACACCAATGAAATATcagcagagggagaagggaggggaggagacggaagagaagagggggggtgagagagagagagagagagagagagagagagagagagagagagagagagagagaaagggggaataCATGCTGCGACTCATTACTGTTGTCCATATCCAAGTTGGCTTGTAAGGAGCTTTGATACATAGCTATACTTaattatagctttttttttaaaaaaaagttgtagATGTCTCTAAAAATGAATTACTAATAGATTAAGGTAACAAGAAGGTAATAAAAAAGTGTCTATCAAAATATAACCTGCTTCTTCCAAATTGACTTTCTActtggttttggtttagcttCTATTGGGAAATGCTTATGGTAGGTATCTATCTGTGAAGACAGATTCTGGCCTTCTAGGTGATGCATGGAGATGCTTAGGTCCTAAGCTGGATAACAATAAAATTCTTCAAACCACATGGATATTCAAaatagaactagagttacaagaaTATTGATCAGGTGGAAGATAGAGGGACTTTCATGAGCAGGATAAACTGATGGGTGGCCTTCCTCTGTGTCATGTTTTATACAGGGA from Microtus pennsylvanicus isolate mMicPen1 chromosome 4, mMicPen1.hap1, whole genome shotgun sequence includes these protein-coding regions:
- the Rbm24 gene encoding RNA-binding protein 24 isoform X1; translation: MHTTQKDTTYTKIFVGGLPYHTTDASLRKYFEVFGDIEEAVVITDRQTGKSRGYGFVTMADRAAAERACKDPNPIIDGRKANVNLAYLGAKPRIMQPGFAFGVQQLHPALIQRPFGIPAHYVYPQAFVQPGVVIPHVQPTAAAASTTPYIDYTGAAYAQYSAAAAAAAAAAAYDQYPYAASPAAAGYVTTGGYSYAVQQPITAATPGTAAAAAAAAAAAAAFGQYQPQQLQTDRMQ